Genomic DNA from Peribacillus simplex NBRC 15720 = DSM 1321:
GAATCATTGCCATTCCAGTTCTTTTGCTAACAGCTGTACATGCAAAACATGATATTCCAGTCATATTGAACAAAATGAAAGAACGGTACCCTGCCGTTGACTTGAAATACGGAAGGCCGATTGGTGTCAGTGATAAAATGGTTGACATTTTAGTGGAACGGTTGGAGGAAACAAATGTAAGGGTTACGGAAGATTCCTTGGTTTTATTGGTTGGAAGGGGCAGCAGTGATCCCGACGTGAAAAGGGATTTGTCTCGACTGGCCGATTTGCTAAGGAACAGGTTTCCAAAAATCCGTGTGCAAGAGTGTTATTTGACAGCTGCCACACCAAGCTTTGGAGAAGCATTGGAATTCGCAGAGGAATCTCGACCAAACCAAGTATTTATTATTCCTTACCTATTGTTTACCGGTCTCTTAATGCAGTCCATCGAAAATGGTATAAAAAAGATTCAAAAAAAGGGTAAGCAGAAATTCATACTTTGCCGATATCTAGGTTATCACCCAAAGATTGAACAAGCAATATCGGAACGAATTCATGAAGTGAGTGGGGAGGGAGCTTATGTATCCAATTACGCTTAATATTGAGAACAGAAAGTGTATAATTATCGGCGGTGGTAAAATAGGTTACTTTAAAGCTGGCCCCTTATTGGAAGCTGGTGCCGAAGTGACCGTCGTAAGCCCCGAGATTTGCACAGGTTTTCAACTGTTGGAGAAAGAAGGTAAGATTCGAGTTTTACTTAAAGAAGTGGAAGAAACTGACTATAAAGATGCGTTTTTAATCATCGTTGCAACAAATTCGACTGAAGTTAATGAACGAGTGTACGAGAATGCATCCAAAAGTCAGTTGGTGAACGTTATTAGTAATCATGAGTTGGGTAATTTTCATATTCCGGCCACATTGAATAGAGGCATGCTTTCCATAAGTGTTTCTACCAATGGAGCAAGCCCAACACTCGCAAAAAAAATTCGGAATGACCTAGGTAAAGTATATGATGAATCATATGAAGAATATCTTGAATTCCTTTTTGAAGCAAGGATGATAATAAAAAATGGTTCATTTTCAAAAGAGGAAAAATCTAAGTTACTGAAAGATTCAATAGAGGATATTTATAAATATTCCTTAAAAGAAAGATATCGTTTTTTAGCTAGGCTTTTACCAGTAGAAGCCGAAGAAAATATATCATTGGGCTGATCAGAAAAACTGAAGGCACCTAACCAACATGTCATTTCATTTTGGTTAGGTGCCTCTTTGTGTCTTATGGAAATCTAAATGATTTATACAGGCAAACGGTACCATAGGGTCGATGTTATATAGGTTCTATTTTAGTGAAAAAAGGGGAATGTCATGAAAAAGTTAATCGTTTTGGCCTTTATCGGGTTTTTAGCCCAATTAATCGATGGTTCGCTTGGAATGGGGTATGGAGTGAGTTCCACGTCCTTATTGTTGACATTCGGGATTGCCCCTGCAGTAGCATCAGCATCCGTTCATTTATCTGAAGTAGTGACCACAGCAGTATCCGGAGCTTCACATATAAAGTTTGGGAACGTGGATAAAAATATGGTCTATCGCTTGATCATTCCAGGTTCAGTTGGTGCATTTGTAGGTGCATGTTTCCTGAGTAACCTGCCAGCAGAATTAGCTAAACCGTATATTGCCATATTTTTATTTGGCCTTGGTGTATACGTTTTATTCCGTTTTTTATTTATTTTTAAACCGTCAAAGGAAAATGAAACCGTAAAGCCATTGACCGCAAAACAATCCATTCCGTTAGGTCTTTTTGCAGGATTTTGTGATGCAACAGGCGGAGGCGGTTGGGGACCGATTGCTACGCCTATTTTATTGTCAAAAAAAGGAATGACGGCGAGAAAAGCCGTAGGGACTGTAGATACGAGTGAATTTGCCATTGCTTTCTTCGGTAGTCTAGGCTTTATCATTTCACTTGGATGGGAAGCTGTTAATTGGCTATGGGTCGTAGCGTTGATAATTGGTGGAGTGGTTGCCGCGCCAATTGCAGCCTGGCTTGTCAGGATGCTTCCTGCTCAATTAATGGGTGTTTTAGTGGGTGGTTTCATTATCTTAATCAATGTAAGAACATTATTAGTTACATGGATTCCAATTGAAGCCCATATATATATCTATACAGGCATCGTGATTATATGGCTTTCTGGAATTCTTCTTACCATCAATAAGATGTCCAATGCAAGAAAACATGATCATATCGAACAACGGCAGAATGTTTCCTGATTCGCGAGTTTGAAAGAAGCGAATTTATACAAAAGCATATTCTGATACGTAACATAAAAACTCGTAGGTACATAAATACCTACGAGTAAACTCATTTGCCAAATGGGATTCCGCCTTTAAAGTTGTTTCGGTTGTAATAAAGGTTCTTGACCCTATTTAATAGATTCATTTATTTTTTGACCCGTTTTTTAGCACTCTTAATAATCGAGAGACTTATGCCTCCAATATCTATGTAGTTTATTCTCCTAACAAAGAATCAATAGTAGCCCCTATAATAAAGTCAACCATCGTGAGAGATTTGAATAATATTAGAACAGCAGCAGAACCATTAATATATGGCCTGCTGCTGTTCAAATGATTGAATTGTACTTTCATATAATTCAATAAGCTTGTAATATATATTTTTTACTATCGAATTTAAATCCCTGCCTGTTTGAACACCGGCATTTGATTGATGGAGACTTATTCACCGTCAAATATACGAGATTTCCACAAGAAATAACGGGTCTTTCGCACGCTATTGCTTCCAAAGCAACCCTGCTCGTACCAACAACATGGTTTCCAAGCGCACTTGCACATCCTTTTTTTTCAGTGAAATGAATGAACTCTTCCTTACATGAAAATTGGATGCTCGCATCCACATTATAAATGTCCTTTAGCTGACTGCCGTTTCCGACGATAATTACATGAATTGGGGATATCCTTTGATTTTAAATCCCAGCAAGCTTAGATTAAAAGCATGCAGATTTTTGCTTTATGCCGGTTTATCCTGCTGCAGTTAAGAATTATCTTTAGCATTCAGAGAAATATTCATTTTTTTCTTTTTTCCAATAAAGGGGAAAAATCAATTGTATCAATTTCATTTGTATTTATTGAAATATTCTTAAATGGCTGAATATGTTTTTTTACGTGTTCACTATCTGCAACCACGGCATCTGTAAACTATAACAAACTTTTATATCCGATTTATGGAAGTAGAAGAGTGAAGACGAACGGAATGTTTTAGGAGTAATAGGTCGTCAATTATTCCATTAGTCAGGTTATCACTATATTATGAAGCTATTATCCTTAATTCTAATTAAAGCGTTTTTTAGTTTTTGAATATAAGTTTGTGAAAATGGCGGGAAAGGTAGTTAAATATTTTTCAGTTTTGTACAATGATTAAATAGCAAATATGAAAAGGAGTTTTAAAATGGAAGGCATCTCTGATCATTTAAAGGGAAATTTGGATATTTTGTTCGTAGGTTTCAATCCAAGCATTCGTTCAGGCGAGACTGGCCATCATTATGCCAATCCAAACAATCGCTTTTGGAAAATCCTTTTCAAGTCCGGACTGACACCAAGGAAATATGACCCAACTGAAGACTCATCATTACTGGATTTAGGTTATGGTTTTACCAATATCGTCTCCAGGCCTACAAAAGGTGCGGACGAAATCACAAAAGAAGAGTACATAAAAGGAAGGAAGCAATTAAAAAGGAAAATTGAAAAGTATAAACCTAAACTTGTTTGTTTTGTAGGCAAGGGAGTTTATCAGGAATATCGTCAATTACGAAAAATCTCTTGGGGGTTGCAAAAAGATCCTTCATCGAATAAGACCCTGGAATTCGTTGCCCCTTCTTCCAGCGGTTTAGTTAGAATGCCGATAGAAGAGATCATCGAAATATATAGTGAGTTGCCAATTCTGCTTGGCAAGCTGGAAAACAAATGAAGGAACTTATTAAAACAAGGGTGGAATTATATGAGTCAGGGTAGTGCTGAATGGAAAAGCAATGGCCTTTCCGAGGTCAATGATGGGGAAGGCTTTTGGCAAGGAGTAAAGGATTGTATACCCACTTTATTGGGGTACCTAAGTATCGGTTTTGCTGCAGGGGTCGTAGAAAAAACGTCAGGATTAAGTATGATTGAAGTGGCACTTATGTCGCTTTTACTCTATGCAGGGTCTGGACAATTCATAGCGGCAGGGATGATAGCTGCAAGTCATCCAGTATCGGCCATAATTTTTACGATTTTTTTTGTTAATAGTCGTCATCTATTACTTAGTGCTGCATTGGCACCGTATTTCAGGCAGCAAAGTTTGAAACAAAACCTGATAACTGGAGCCTTATTAACTGATGAAACGTTTGGAGTGGCCGTCACAACTGCACAGACTAGAAAACAACTTGATTTTAAATGGATGCTTGGTCTGAATCTTGCAGCCTATTTAAATTGGTTCATTGCAAATATGGCCGGCGGTTTCTTTGGCCAATGGATTCCAAATCCCGAAAAATATGGGATGGACTTCGCCCTGCCAGCCATGTTTATCGGACTTTTAGTTTTG
This window encodes:
- a CDS encoding sirohydrochlorin chelatase → MEAILYICHGSRVKEASAQAIDFIKVCMQAQQNSIQEYCFLELETPTIEEAYERCVQKGATRIIAIPVLLLTAVHAKHDIPVILNKMKERYPAVDLKYGRPIGVSDKMVDILVERLEETNVRVTEDSLVLLVGRGSSDPDVKRDLSRLADLLRNRFPKIRVQECYLTAATPSFGEALEFAEESRPNQVFIIPYLLFTGLLMQSIENGIKKIQKKGKQKFILCRYLGYHPKIEQAISERIHEVSGEGAYVSNYA
- a CDS encoding sulfite exporter TauE/SafE family protein, with the protein product MKKLIVLAFIGFLAQLIDGSLGMGYGVSSTSLLLTFGIAPAVASASVHLSEVVTTAVSGASHIKFGNVDKNMVYRLIIPGSVGAFVGACFLSNLPAELAKPYIAIFLFGLGVYVLFRFLFIFKPSKENETVKPLTAKQSIPLGLFAGFCDATGGGGWGPIATPILLSKKGMTARKAVGTVDTSEFAIAFFGSLGFIISLGWEAVNWLWVVALIIGGVVAAPIAAWLVRMLPAQLMGVLVGGFIILINVRTLLVTWIPIEAHIYIYTGIVIIWLSGILLTINKMSNARKHDHIEQRQNVS
- a CDS encoding mismatch-specific DNA-glycosylase encodes the protein MEGISDHLKGNLDILFVGFNPSIRSGETGHHYANPNNRFWKILFKSGLTPRKYDPTEDSSLLDLGYGFTNIVSRPTKGADEITKEEYIKGRKQLKRKIEKYKPKLVCFVGKGVYQEYRQLRKISWGLQKDPSSNKTLEFVAPSSSGLVRMPIEEIIEIYSELPILLGKLENK
- a CDS encoding NAD(P)-binding protein; protein product: MYPITLNIENRKCIIIGGGKIGYFKAGPLLEAGAEVTVVSPEICTGFQLLEKEGKIRVLLKEVEETDYKDAFLIIVATNSTEVNERVYENASKSQLVNVISNHELGNFHIPATLNRGMLSISVSTNGASPTLAKKIRNDLGKVYDESYEEYLEFLFEARMIIKNGSFSKEEKSKLLKDSIEDIYKYSLKERYRFLARLLPVEAEENISLG
- a CDS encoding AzlC family ABC transporter permease; translated protein: MSQGSAEWKSNGLSEVNDGEGFWQGVKDCIPTLLGYLSIGFAAGVVEKTSGLSMIEVALMSLLLYAGSGQFIAAGMIAASHPVSAIIFTIFFVNSRHLLLSAALAPYFRQQSLKQNLITGALLTDETFGVAVTTAQTRKQLDFKWMLGLNLAAYLNWFIANMAGGFFGQWIPNPEKYGMDFALPAMFIGLLVLQILSKKDFFIDLAVAFSSILIVVAVSFFFPGSTGVIVATVVASTIGMVIGRWK